The Nostoc sp. NIES-3756 DNA window CTAATTTCCAGCATTTTTATTTACTTATACTAAAGTATGATGAATATTCTATTTTGATGACAAAATAAGTTTTTAAAGACAACATGAGTAAAAATTTTACTAGATAAAATAATTACGAATTACGTTAGCGGAGCGGGGCGTTAGCCCATTACGAATTACGAATTACGAATTACGAATTACGAATTATTATAGTCTTCTTTCCATAACTAACATTCTTTGATAAGATAACCAACCAAATATAACCATAACCACAGCAAAGAGTAAAAGAAAATTAAAATGTGAGTTAATTTTATCAAGCGTTGCCTGTTGAGATGATACAGCAACAAGAGCCTCATTCATGTGATATATAGGATTAAACCGAGCAATATTTAGCAGCGTTTTTGGAAACAATGCTGTTGGTAAAAACGCCCCACCTAAAATTAACAAAGGAACACCAAAAGCTGCTACTAAAGAATTGACATCCTCAATTCGCCTAGCCAATTGCGTACCCAAAATAAAACCCAAACCAACGTAAGCAGCAATACTTAGAAAAATAATGCTCAATCCTAATAAAACTGAACCCTTGAAAGTTGCACCCCAAAAAGCCGCGATCGCATAAATTAATAAAGCCTGACCGATACCAATGCAACTATGCGCCAGGAAAATCCCCAAGAAATAAGATATTCCACTCAAAGGAGAGATAAAAAGACGCTTGAGAGTTTGCTGTTCCCTTTCCGCAACCACAGTAGACACTGTACCACCCAAGCAACTAAAAAACAAAGCCGCACCCACCAAAGTGGAAGGTGCAGCATAAGAAAAAGCATCAGCTAGAGGTAATTCTGCTCGTTCGGCTAATATAAACCCGCTCAAAGTCAGCACAGAAATCGGAAAAATACTCCAAAAAATCAAACTGCGCCTGCGACGCAATAGTTCTATTAAAATGCGTTTGGTAACTGCGATCGTTTCACGCCAATATTTCATAGGGAAGCGGGGAAATGAGAGAGATGAGGGAGATAAGGGAGACAAGGGAGAGGGGGAGACAAGAGAGAATAACTATGGGCTGATGACTAATGACTAATGACTAATGACCAATTTAAAACTTCTGTCCAGTGGTAATTTCTAATCTGATTTCTCCTTGGTCGTTCACGCCTAAATCGCCGCGAAATAAGCCAAAGGAAGAGTTAAGGCGGACTCCTACGCCGTAGCCAAAGCCGCTTCCGGGTTTATTTCTGACTTCACCCGGTTCTCCAATAACTGTTTTACCTGAACCGAAATCTGAGGCGAAATCAGTAAATACAACTCCGCCAACTGACTCAACTATGGGGAAACGATACTCTACAGAAGCTAAACCATAACTGCGGCCACTGGCTAGTTTTCCTGAACCGTAACCACGCACAGAATTTAACCCACCTAAATTAAAAGCATCAGCCGGGGGGAAATCTCCAAAAATTGTACCTAGTTGCAAATTGACCGCCACCATCTCCGGATTATCTGTGAAGTTTTGTTTACCTAGCCATGTGACTGGGAGATATTGAATATAGTTTCCCTGGATGCGGTTACTAAAAATGTTACCCAGTCCTAAAGGTATGGCTTGTTCGGTGCTGAGGGTGAGAATTGAACCTTGTGTAGGATTAGAGCGGCGATCGCGTAAATCTCTAGTCACAGCAAAGGATAATGTAAATAGGTCATCAATTCCTTTACCACTTACAGAAAGAGGATTACCAAATTCATCAACACGGGCGACATTGTAATCTTTGTCACGTAAGCTAATGCGAGTATAGTTCAGCCCTAAAGCTGCATCCCACTCATCGAAAGAACGAAGTACAGCCACAGAACCGCCAAATCTACCTTCCCTGGTTCTGTCTCCGTTAGCTAATTTAACTTCATCATCAAATGTAGGCGAAATGCGGCGATCGCGGAAAGCTCTGACACTGTAACCCAGGCGTTCTGCTTCCCCTGGACGATAAGGACTAGTAAATTGGCTATTAAATTGCACATCCTTACCACTAACTTGTACATTTGTCGCCAGTTGGTCATTCAAACCACTGATATTGGCATCCCTATAACGTACCTGACCATATAAGCCGATATCATCATTACTACCAGCGCCAAAATTCCAACTGGGAAAGCGGCGTTCTTTAATGTCATAAATAACACTCGTCCCGAAAGGACTGTCTTCTCGATAAGCCCTAACATCAGTGAATGATTCTAGCTTCCTCAGTCGTCGCAAATCCTCCTGTAGTGCTTCTTCACTGTATATCTGACCAGGCTTGAGTTTTAATAAACTCAGAATAAAATCTTTTTGAGTGCGTCCTCCTACTAGTTGTCCTTGGTCGTCAACTGACTGATTATTGTCATTAAGAAAGCGAATTTGGACATCCTGAACAATGATTTGAGAAAATTCATCCGCCTCAGGAACGCCCACATAATCACCATATTTGGCGTATCCATCGATCACCACACCGTCAGACAAATCTTCCGTCTCTACGGGAATATTAGCCAGTACTGACTGGCATTTCCAACTCACTAATAGCCCCACCACCAAAATTACAACTATTGGAACACGCATATTTGCAACCAATTAGTGTTATTAATTTTGCCTCATTTTGGTCGGTATAAGCAACTAGTTAGTTATCAGTTGTCAGGAGGCAGAAAGCAGAAGACTTCTTCCTTCCCCCATTACCTATTACCCTTTCCTCATCCCCTAATCATTTAACGAAACTTAGTCACAATTCCTACCCTCTGCTCCCACGACTGTTATCTTGCTTTGTTATTAACATGTATCCCTAAATTACTTACCATCTGCTGTATATTAAAAAAGCCATACAAATGGACTCAAAAATTTGCCTAATCGTGATTCAAATTCACAGGCTTTAGCAATATCATCTGCAAAATGCTGTCGATACTTCAGATAGTAACTGATAACTTTATAGCCATCAGACAACATATAAAGTGGCGTTAAT harbors:
- a CDS encoding ABC transporter permease; this encodes MKYWRETIAVTKRILIELLRRRRSLIFWSIFPISVLTLSGFILAERAELPLADAFSYAAPSTLVGAALFFSCLGGTVSTVVAEREQQTLKRLFISPLSGISYFLGIFLAHSCIGIGQALLIYAIAAFWGATFKGSVLLGLSIIFLSIAAYVGLGFILGTQLARRIEDVNSLVAAFGVPLLILGGAFLPTALFPKTLLNIARFNPIYHMNEALVAVSSQQATLDKINSHFNFLLLFAVVMVIFGWLSYQRMLVMERRL
- a CDS encoding BamA/TamA family outer membrane protein, translated to MRVPIVVILVVGLLVSWKCQSVLANIPVETEDLSDGVVIDGYAKYGDYVGVPEADEFSQIIVQDVQIRFLNDNNQSVDDQGQLVGGRTQKDFILSLLKLKPGQIYSEEALQEDLRRLRKLESFTDVRAYREDSPFGTSVIYDIKERRFPSWNFGAGSNDDIGLYGQVRYRDANISGLNDQLATNVQVSGKDVQFNSQFTSPYRPGEAERLGYSVRAFRDRRISPTFDDEVKLANGDRTREGRFGGSVAVLRSFDEWDAALGLNYTRISLRDKDYNVARVDEFGNPLSVSGKGIDDLFTLSFAVTRDLRDRRSNPTQGSILTLSTEQAIPLGLGNIFSNRIQGNYIQYLPVTWLGKQNFTDNPEMVAVNLQLGTIFGDFPPADAFNLGGLNSVRGYGSGKLASGRSYGLASVEYRFPIVESVGGVVFTDFASDFGSGKTVIGEPGEVRNKPGSGFGYGVGVRLNSSFGLFRGDLGVNDQGEIRLEITTGQKF